TGTGCACATGAATATCAGTATCATCCAAATGCATATCAACAATGTGCATGATGTCATTTTGCTAAATGACGTCATTATCATCCACATGCAACCCAGTCATGTGCTCCACATTATTTTCCCGACTGAACacgttatttatttttatattctgatttgaataaaCAATATTTACATCTTCCAATACCTCATTGTTTCTACAATGATCATCAGAGAAAACAGTTCGATCAAAatattcatcataaaaatcattttcatcatcatcattgTATGTATTTAAATAAACGGGCAGTTCCAACAGTATCAAAAGTTCTATCCGTCTCAATGACAATCAAAATAGCAACAATATTGTGTTCAACTTTGACATAAAGTATAGATCTATCTCTTACACAACCAAAATATAAGTACactttcaaatcattatcatTCTCAATATACATATGATGAATATTGCAATGTTCCACATCAGATAGATAACTTAATCTCAACTGTTATTGGAATCCACAGGAATCGCAGCTCACTTACCAATAGACTATTGACaccatttaaatatattatcttCATTAATTTCTCATTTATCGTTGTAGTAAAAGACAACGACTATTGGCATAagttataaaatataaaaatatgttaGATACTATAATCCAGTATGATAGAAAAAGtattaattcaaaatatttatttcaataaaaaatcgatccaacatgaTGGAACTCGACCAAACATGATGAGATGCGACACAACATGATGAAATCGAATCTAACATGATGAGATGCCCCAACATGATGCAACATGGCCCAAAATGATGAAACCCGACCAAACATGAATGTAAACACGACCCAACATGAGTAAAATCAACTCATAACTCGACCCAAGACCTATTCTAAAATCGAAGCAAAACCCAAACCAACAAGATGTAACTCGACCAAAACCTCTAACAATGATGAAACCCAGCCCCAAAAACTCGACCCAAACCCTTGAATCGAGCCTAACACTAGTAAATTACCGAGAACATTTCAATTTTCATCGTAAAACAACAAAGAGATCATTATAAAAAGTTGGATATAAATAACACATACTTTGTAAACTTATACTTGCGCTTTTCAAGTGATCTTGGcttcaatattttctttggttttttTAGGGAACATAGAAACATCAGGATTTTTAAGTGGAGGATGGATCGAACGACAAGAAAGATGaccaataaattttaaaaaaaataaaaattggttTTACCCAACCTAATTAGTGCATAAATAAGTCCACTCACTTTcaccaaataaaaaaattcagacATCCTtcatttgaattaaattttaaatgaattgtttattttttattgaccCATGGTTGATTGCAAAGAGAAGGACAGGGAAAGAACCGGAAAtagatataataaaaaaaaaaatcaacaatgTGATTTTAATAGTTTATTatgtttgaaatttaaaaaaacaaatagaaTAGTATAtggtttattatattttatttatacacAATTTTTATTAtgcttaatttttaataatttatacgAACATGATTTGTTTAAGCAAACTATAATACAATTTGAAACACTAAATGGAATAAAAGATTTGACCGGacagataattaaattttaaatttaatttacagTTCGTTAATTGAAAGTTAGTCTACATTTGAATTGGTTCATGTTCGTCAGtattttaaatttcttttaGATGTTTATATCGATATTGATATACATTAAGATTATTTATTCTTTTCTGGTATCCGAAACTGACACTGGGGCGAACTTGAAATCACGAACGAAGTGTGTGAGAGGGTGTTCTGGAGCATCCCATCTACTACGAGATATATGCAAGAAAGACCGCCAAGGACGAACGAAAACTTGCTCTTTTCTCttaaaacttcaaaaaaatttatactGTATTCTTTAAAGCAATTGAATTTATACGAACCCACACAGAGTTTGCATCATTATTTCAGATTCATTCCAAAAATGGGTACTCTTGATTTATTTCAAAAACGTTTGTTATGCATTTTCTGCTTTCTTAACTATCTCTAAACGTCCAAACAGACACAACCAATACTAAAAACACAACATTTTTTTTGTTAGGCCATCTCCAACCACACAATCTATTTTAGTGCAACTTTTACGCTAAAATAGTGCGATTTCtgcatcaaatacaacattcatctccaacacatttacttcaaatcttacatcaaaaagaatattctcgaaatattctttttattttacatatattaattattatatttgatttaatatatttttaattatgactaagattttattattaataaatttaaataataatatttaagtttataatttaattaaacatttgtatttataattatatttattataaatcattaaatcaaattagtccttaattaataataatcaacataaataaatattttaaaaatcaacgattattatttttaaatttatataattaaatatttaattattaaaataataaaataaatattataatattatttaaataatatttataatttttaatacaaatatttataataaatacacataaaaaaatcaaaaaaaaaaagaaagaaaaagaaacaaaCCTCTGCGCCAAAACTCCTCAGCGCCTGCGCTATTTTGGCAAAATAGCGCAACTCTTATTGGAAGAAGAAAAGCTGCACCATTTTGGTGCGTTGGAGATGGCCTTAAGGCAACAAACTGGAGGCCTAATGCATGAAAGGAATCACAATCATTCAATGAAATTCTTTTCGAAATTTTCCATTCAGGCTCTAACAACGGAGAGCAAGTAGATATATACAGTTGTTATCGTGACATTTGCGGACTGTCGTTATAAAATTTGTATGATAAAAACGTGCATAGCCCGGCCACGGGCCTTCGGTTGTTGGTTTCTTAGAGTATTTTTGGcagtaaaaaataaaagaaacacAAAGAAAAGAGAGGGATTGTCCCAACAACAGCTGGAAAATTGCGTTATCTTACCTCACACATTAAAGTAAACACAGAGACACTATATACTATGTGGTGTATCAGGACCATCACCCTTGTTTCACTCCTCACATCATTGTTTCTCCCTTTCGCATTTATGATCTTATCACTTGCATCAGTGTTCTCAACTGTCATTTTGCAGCATTTTGAGTTGCTCGTGAGTGAACGATTGATTTCGTGATCATAGCACCACGCCAATCTTGAAATTTAGTGGATGGATGGAAAATGTTGTTGCCTACCGGTGAAAAGTCGCCTAGTGAATCCAGGTTCTTTAAATCATGTGGTTTCTTTATATTTTTATCCAAGTTTGTCCATCCTGTTTGAATCCAAATTGTGGTTTGGCCATGGTTTACAAGGTGAATAGCATAGTAGCATGGAAAAGTGTGGAAGAAACAGTTATTTTTGTGGAAAACATTGTGGATATGGTATGACCAGACAACCTTAGGACAGGAAATGTAAAGGTTTAGTGACACAAGAATCTGACTTCCCAAGTATAAACAATTGAATGTAATAAAAAGTAAACTTAGAAGGTAGTAATAATATGAATAAATTGAAAGTTCAAAACAGTGGTAAAAAAATAATCTCAATCTGCAACTGTCCAAGTCATGTCATTCTCAAAGATCCAGTGGCAAACCTCGATCTTTCCTGGACCTGAACCTAAAGAAATGAAGGCTCCATGGCCAGGGCTCCAAGAAGATGTATCGATATGACATATGGCGACACCGTGGTTTATGGTTGCCTTCGACTTGGGGTCGAGGATATCGGCTTCGTAGACTCGAACTTTTGGAACCGAGTGACAGTAGTAGAGCGAGTAGGGGAACAAGCTCTGGTGGCAAGACACCGATTTAGTGACTTTTCCAGAGTTGATTCCCTTAACTTTCCCGATCATGATGTCGGCTTTCGACCCTTTTGTGTTCTCTGTGGTATGAACCACAATGTTACGTCCCAGCATGGATGTCGCGAAGTCGATCATATCTTCGATCGAGGTCACACAACGCTTGGTCTCACCCGGGCTAGGCGGTCTCTCGCACTCGCTCAATGAATCAGTCAACATTTTTGACATGGTAGAATTGTCGTCATCTGCGTGGAAAATCTTCTTCAATTCGTCCACTTTGGACGTCGAAAAGGGTAATTTCGACACGATCACTCGCGGTAAAAACGACCTTTTAGGCATTTTGTCACGGATATCAGGCATAGGGACGACAGTACCACTTTTCAACATCTTCTCCCGGAAGAATTTGCCTGGCTCCACCACCCATTTGCTAATCTTTTCGCCTGTGGCTCCCAAAGAGGCACCCGCAGCCGAGCTTACATTGGGCAACCCTGTAAATGTGACACCCTTTTTGGCATAATCCTTGAAAGTGTTGTTCACTCCATAAATCTTGAAATCAACTTCTTCACCTACGGCACCATTGCCATAGCCACTGAATTTATCTGTCCCCTCGTTGAAAGATTTCCCGTAGTTCTCAAAATCCACCTTCGCAGCATTGGAACTCTTACCGTATGATTGGAAATTGTCGTCTCCCACATTGGATTGGTCCCTGTAATTCTTGAAACTTTCAGTGGCTGCATTCCCTTGAATGCCGTAATTCTTGAAAGTATTTTCAGGGACATTGGAATTTGTCCCATAAGAAGTGAATGTATCATTTGCAGCATTCCCACTCTCGCCGTAATTGGTGAAAGTCGAGCCCAATACATTCGAATCCTTGCCGTAGCTAGTGAAATCGTTCGCTGCGCCGTTACCGTTTTTGCCGTAGCTGGTGAATTTCTGGTCGCCGGAGTTGGCTTCATCGGTGTATGCAGTGAAGGTTTGTTTCCGGCCATTGCTATCGTCCGAATACGAAGTGAAGCGGAGATTTGGCACGTTAACCTGTTTGTTGTAGTTGCTGAAATCCCCTGCTCCGCCGGTTGCAACGGTGCCGTAGGTATTGAAGCTCTGGTCAACCACATTTGCCTCCGTGGCGTAGCTGGAGAATTTATCTCCATGACCGGTGGAGTCACGGCTGTAGCGGCGGAACGAGTCCACCAGGAGATTGTCCCCGTCGGAATAGTTCTTGAAAGAATCAACCCCCGCGAGCCGGTTATTTCCGTAGTTGGTGAAGTTTTTGTTCAGGTACACGGCGAAATTCGCATTGCTGTCGTGCTTCTCGAGACTCGGCGATAAATCGGAGAAGCAGAGGAGGATAGCTTTGACGCAGAAATCGGGAAGATGAGAAGATAACGCCCGCTGATCGGCGAGTTTTGAGAAACCGGCGAACTCCACTGCGGTTAATGGCGAAGCTTTGTCGAGCAAGAAAACCGGCATCGGCACATCTTTGGATATCTCTTTCTTCCAGTAACGAATCAAATACCCCTTCGGCGTAAACGGGTTCTCACTGGAAACATCTCCAGCACCGGCGAATCCCACCTGCATTAACATCAGAAACATTTACACACACATTACTATCAATTACAACGCACATTCAGACACACGCATGAACAAATATCAAGTACATTCAAAGAAAAGATTCCaagataaaaaatttatcaaaaaagATTGCAGATTTATCGTGAACTCACGTAGAAAATCGTGGCGGAGAAGAGGAGGAGAAGGATAGGGAAGAATCTGGGGTGCATCTTGTTAGTGAGAGAAAGAGAGGGACTGGAAATGGCGTGGGTTGGTTCCGGTCTAACTTCCATGTACTCTATTTTTCATCCTCTATCTTCCAAAATAGAGATCCATGATCTCTATTTTCAAACACCTTCTCCAACCCATAtcctctaaatattaccaaatactctatttctttaatttatttcattttcaactcatatcctctaaatattaccaaataattttttttaatttatttcattttcaaacacatacacatataattaattaatttcataatatattatttaactaaACTTAATTAATTCGCTAAACATGGCACAACTACATGTAATTCgcttattaattttcaaaagcactatatggcaatttttaaaatatctattttgtaattatttttcaccccttttcaatcatctatatgAACAGTGATACTCCATAAATAGAGGATCACTGTTGCATACTCTAAAATGGAGGAAACAAATAGAGTACGGTTGGAGAAGATTTCATCCTCCATAATGGAGGATTCCTCCATTATGGAGGACGGTTGGAGATGTCCTAAGGAGAAGAGTAATTGAAGAAGGTGGGgggaaattaaaaattaaaaattaaaaattaaataggagttggaaattaaattaataaattatggataaaatttATACTTAAAAagacaaataaataaaattgaaaatttcttatttaaaaaatataaatctcCTCGATCATGCTAATGAGGCCAAGAAGAATGGGCGTTGGTGAGTAGTTAACactaaattgtttttaatgttttttttacgaatttgttttaaaaaatccaATATGATCAAATTTTTATTAACGTTATTATTTCTACATATATGTTGTGTggggttttttttataaatattttattttttaaaatatatttcaaaaataattaaatttttttttcacaatTAATGCAATCCGTGTTTACGAAGCACGGACTATGACCACGTGTATTATGGTAtgtgcttcgtaagcacggacCAGAGTACAGACCATGCTCCACGTTGGACCTCCGCACTACGAAGCACGGACCATGCTCCACGTTGGAACGTCCGCGCTTTGTCGTCGTGGCACATCTCCTCCCTCACATCCCTTATCCCTCCCATCTTCCCTTTTCATTCTTTCCTACTTTCTCCTTCGTTTCCCCTTCCATTTTCATTTCTCCATCTGTATATCTCAATTTCTCTCTTCGTCACCGAGCAACTTTTGAGATCGTTGCTTCTCTGTATATCTCAATTTCTCTCTTCGTCACCGAACAACTTTTGAGATCGTTGGTTACCATAGAACGAAGTTTAGAAGATCGACAATTTATTTCAGAATGACAGATAATCGAAGTCCAGAAGATCCCAACGTTCTCTATTTACAAGCGACAAATATGTCATCAACAGTTTCTTCATTAACCGTTGATGATATTGTCAAAGTGAAGAGGTCAGACAATTTGATTTGGAAGTTGTACACTGATAATTATATACACAATCGTGTACTtgcatatttaaatcatatggGTTTctatggagttttagaatgtGGTTCACAAGTTTTTGATAATCATTTGATTACTGCTCTTGTTGAACGTTGGCGACGCGAGACACACACGTTTCATTTTACATGTGGTGAAGCAACATTCACGTTACAAGATGTTTCAATGATTTGGGGTCTAACAATTGATAGTGAAGCAGTAACTGGAATAGATGTGTCACATAAAGTTGAGGAATGACAACACATCTGTttggatttgttgggatttgttCCATCATCAAAACATTTGAAAGGTGATCATTTGTCTATGACTGCACTACACGATCATTGCATGTCTAACCTTGTTGATGATGATACTTCAGAAGTAGATGTTGTGAAATATACCCGTTGTATAACGTTAATGATTATTGAAGAATAATGTTCCCTGACTATCAAAGAGGG
This window of the Primulina tabacum isolate GXHZ01 chromosome 12, ASM2559414v2, whole genome shotgun sequence genome carries:
- the LOC142521373 gene encoding polygalacturonase-1 non-catalytic subunit beta-like → MHPRFFPILLLLFSATIFYVGFAGAGDVSSENPFTPKGYLIRYWKKEISKDVPMPVFLLDKASPLTAVEFAGFSKLADQRALSSHLPDFCVKAILLCFSDLSPSLEKHDSNANFAVYLNKNFTNYGNNRLAGVDSFKNYSDGDNLLVDSFRRYSRDSTGHGDKFSSYATEANVVDQSFNTYGTVATGGAGDFSNYNKQVNVPNLRFTSYSDDSNGRKQTFTAYTDEANSGDQKFTSYGKNGNGAANDFTSYGKDSNVLGSTFTNYGESGNAANDTFTSYGTNSNVPENTFKNYGIQGNAATESFKNYRDQSNVGDDNFQSYGKSSNAAKVDFENYGKSFNEGTDKFSGYGNGAVGEEVDFKIYGVNNTFKDYAKKGVTFTGLPNVSSAAGASLGATGEKISKWVVEPGKFFREKMLKSGTVVPMPDIRDKMPKRSFLPRVIVSKLPFSTSKVDELKKIFHADDDNSTMSKMLTDSLSECERPPSPGETKRCVTSIEDMIDFATSMLGRNIVVHTTENTKGSKADIMIGKVKGINSGKVTKSVSCHQSLFPYSLYYCHSVPKVRVYEADILDPKSKATINHGVAICHIDTSSWSPGHGAFISLGSGPGKIEVCHWIFENDMTWTVAD